The sequence atctacctgaccaaggcccttctcccctgattgctcagtttggccggacggccaggtataggaaaagtcttggtggttccaaacttcttccatttaagaatgatggaagccactgtgttcttggggaccttcaatgctacagaattATTTTGGAACcctcccccagatctgtgcctcaacacaatcatgtctcggagctctacggacaattccttccacctcatggtttttgctctgacatgcagtcaactgtgggaccttaaatagacaggcgtgtgcctttccaaatcatgtccaatcaattgaatttaccacaggtgttcTCCAATCTAGTTGTTGACACATCTAAAGGactatcaatggaaacaggatgtacctgagctcaaattTCAAGTCTCATGTCTTAgggtttgaaaaaaaaaaaaaaaaaatacatttgcaaacaaatgtttaaaaaaattcactttgtcattatcaggtagtgtgtgtagcttgatgagggaaacaaatgatttaatacattttagaataaggctgtaacttaacaaaatgtgaaaagtcaaggggtctgaatactttccgaatgtactgtaagttatttcatctgtagcctaataaaaatGCACATTTTCCCAAGTCGTAGTtcgaggaccacacaccataacATCCCGTGACTCCAACTTTACTTCGATATGGGTTATCATataaatatttgcgcataaaggcgtTACCACCACTATTTCTCACAAaattaattttacagacacaaaaagatcacTTTGTCTAGCGTATTTTGCTTTGTCGAACATTTGGAAAGTTGACCGATAAATGTTCTGTTTCCATAAGGTCCGACATGTACTTTACCcccataaaaaggttggatggaaacatgGTTAATTAATAAGATGAAAAcgtcatgactggttgtgttaatGAGAAACTAAAAAGATAAAGGTTAGTTTTTTTACCGTTCAACGGATGGCTTTGGGCTACTATTAGGCCCATAAAAATGTAGAGGTTCCATGAAAAAAATAGAATGTCACGGTATAAATCAAAAATCAAACCAAACAAACAGTAATCTTCTCTCAAAAGGTGATTTATAGACAAACTCAGGTACATTTTTAACCAACAGGCAGACATTTTATACAGGATGATTTAAGGTAAATAGACAAACACAGATCCATGACCAAATGAAAAGACTAGGTTTTACATGTTTCCAAACTGACAGgaaacaaaatgagagaaaaatggTCCGTCACCAAGCAGTAAAGGTACAGTTTCAGAATAAGATGTCCATCCCGCCATTTGGTGTTTCAGAGTGAGAGGGAATTCAGCGCTTCAGGTCTCCGAGCCAAACGTGAAGTGACAAAGAAAGTTCCAACCAGCCTAAAATATATGGGCCATATAGAAATTGTTGAGGGAAAGATGGCATCCACTTCCGTGGTGACAGCTGGGAGTCACATGACCATTGTGGGAGGAGGTGATTGGGTGGGTCAGGGTTGTCCTCAGCCCCACAGCAGACTGGAAGAGAGAAAACAAGGTCAGAGGTTACATTTGTCTTAATGGCATGGCCAGAGATGGTAGAGAAAGCAAGACACCCCACTCCCTCATCTAGGGGGTGCCACAGAGTGAGACATCTCACTGGCAAGTTTTTTCTGGCCGGGACAGGTGGGCACAATAAGTGGAGCAGAGCCAGCTATTCCCTCTCTCGCGTGAGCATGCCAGATATTACTGAGGAACCATGATATCAGGCAGGAAAAGCATGCTCACACGTGAGTAGAAACGCCCACTTAGACAGTAACCATGACCATTTCTTTCAATGGAAAACAGCCTGAGTAAACAATCTTATTTATGGTATTgctacctattccctatataaatgcactactttgaccagaaccATTGGCACACTATTCCTTATATATTGAACTACTTTGACCAGCGTCATGATAccgtattcaaatcaaatccaactttgtcacgcgctgaatacaacaagtgtagacgttaccgtgaaatgcttacatacaaccccttaaccaacagtgcagttcaagaagagttaagaacatatttaccaaataaactaaagtaaaataaCAAAGTAGAACAATAACGAGGCGAGCATAAAAGGAATTAAACtactcgtctggtaggcttgagtcactgggcagctcgcgtctgggtttccctttgtagtccgtaatagttttcaagtcctgccaaatctgacgagtgtcggagccagtgtaggattcaatcttaatcgtgcattgacgctttgcttgtttgatggtttgcaacattatgtacaaaataagttacaaaaaaaagttacaaacaaaaacaaaccaaATAGCACAACTGGTTACTGGTTAAAACATCAGCCAACTTAACATTCCCTGTATCAGATGGCCAAAccaaaaacagacacacacagagatggacCGACAGACACAGCGCACCTCAGGATGTTGGGCTCCGGCATACCAGGATCCCCCCCTCGTGCGAAACCTGTACATCAAAAACAAAAGAGAGCAGAGATGAAGAAAAGCAAATCGTTGTAGAAACATTAATTGCACTCCCGAGCTTCGTTTTTCAAAGCCTGCGTAATGTGACGTCTGTTCGTATCAGAGCGGTTTCCAATAAAACAATCTCAAACACAAGTGATGTAGTTATCTAGCATCAGTAGCGTGTtcctgagaagaggtgaacatgcCTGTTGCGTGGccagcactcactcactcactcacatcccTTTTAACCAGCAGTTCTCCCTGTGGTCCAATAAAGATGTCCGGGAAGGAAAGTGAATGTTGGAACTGACTACCCTAATAGCTAAGACAAAGATGAACAGCTAAAAGCTGTGGGTGTCAACGAATGGTGGCGATTAAACATCTAGAATCTTCTGGAAATTAACTGATTATGACAGCCAATCTTCTGGTCAGAAGCGATAGGACAGCCACCCGCTGCTTCTGACTGTTCAGGGTTGGGTAAATTGTAGGCGTTAGAGACTAAACACGTCAGGGTTGGGGTCCGTTCTAATTTAAGTCAGtgaattcaggaagtaaactgaaattccaattcaataATTGAAAAAATTGGCTTCTCAATAAACTCGAAATTGAGAAAATATTATTCCAATGTTTTTCTATTAGTTAATTTCAAAATTCCAATCCTTCCTGCATTGATAGACTTCAATTCaaactgaccccaaccctggtgttGAGTCTCCAACACCTACTATTGGacctgagagagggggaggggaagagaaaaTAGCAGCAATGCTCTATGAATTAACTCATAAGTCACATTTCTGTTTCTGCAACACTTCATTCACTCATGCTAGAACATTGCATCAACGTCCTCATTCCTGACACATGCAGACATTCTGGGTTTCCCCATCACTTTCTCTGAAGATAGTtagcttatgtgtgtgtgtgtgtgtgtgtgtgtgtgtgtgtgtgtgtgtgtgtgtgtgtgtgtgtgtgtgtgtgtgtgtgtgtgtgtgtgtgtgtgtgtgtgtgtgtgtgtgtgtgtgtgtgtgtgtgtgtgtgtgtgtgtgtgtgtgtgtgtgtgtagccatgCCAGCTTGTAGCACTCAGGGTTTCCCCAGTGAAGGCAGTAGGAGAGGTTGAAGAAGgaaagaagtagagagaggtgtTGCTGGACAGAAGGCAGAAAGTCGGGCTCACAGTCTCATGAGGTAGCCCTGCTTGTGATTTAAAAATCAGTCTCACCCTCGACCCAAGAAGGAATTTCCTATTGGGTTAACGAGTGAACATTTTGTTTTCTCCCCTAGCACTACACCACTGATTCAAATAAGGGTAAACCCATTttaattcaatcactttttgaagGCCTCTTTTGAACTTCACCAAACCTTCCAAACCCATTGTCGAAGCGCTCATAAAGTGactttggacctgaatgccaaaacatttgaGAGATAAAGGGGCTgaaagttgacccattttgcataccccaccataccataaGAGATCCATgtcatcactggaaaagatagATGGTTGTAAAAGCATTTTATAGGTTCTGGGGGGAAAAAGCATATTTTGTTCTATAAAATTGACCTTTTCTCCTTTGACATTCAACATCGATTCATTTAAAAGGTCACTGGTGTACCAGCTAAATTGCAGTGGTCTGAAGGTATGTCAATTCTATGAAGTCTATTTTATGATTGAAATGACACctaccctgtattcaagagcatgttgtgtcGCAACTGGCACAACACAAAAACCTCAAATGATGTGAACTAGGGTCTAAGAAACAACAATATGCTGATATGAAAAAAATATGAGTTTACACGTTTTTACATTATTGACataaaaggtttaaaaaatgcCTATAATAAAATAGTTTGACAACActaagcttttaaattatatcaaACGCAACCGTTTATATTTTCGAGTGATGAAGACAGATTtctcatggtatggtggggtatgagGGGTTTGAGCCCCTTTCATCTCCTGAATGTTTTGCCCTTCACGTCCACCTCTTCAATGGGCAAACGTATCGAAAGCTGTTTAAATCTAAAGGGATGCTGTTAAAAAGTTATTGAATTCCAATAGATTTCCCCATAGTCAACTCAAAGTTTCGATTATTTTTATCAGCtctgtagtgctagggcaaaagtttgggaaacgctgggtTTATGGTTAAGACGTTGGTTTCTCCCGTGGGACATCTCACCGGAGAAACACGCAAAGCCGCACAAACACACCGACCAACAGCAGGAGTCCCAAACGTGTGTTATGCCTCATTTTAGTTAGCTAGCTTCCCTTGACAGCTGGATGTTCCTGCGGTAGCTAATTCAGGAAATGTCTCACTAGCCTCGTTTCCCCATTCACACCACTGGCTATCACCGACCACTGTGAGCTAGCTGTGGTTTAGCTGTTATATGACAGAGTCCCCGTGTCACACTATGGCCACAAATCTCCATACATGTTCGGACGTTGTTTAGCTAACCGAAATTGGGAAAAACATAGGGCTGATTATGAAAATGCATGCAGTGGTCGCGTTACACAAACGAGGTTCCCCGAACTTGAATTTGTTAATCATAAACAAATCTCAACCTTGCAACATACCACAACAGTCCAAATACTGTCACTTGGACATATCCCCCTACCCGAACTGCTATCACTCTAAGCTAACCGACTtgccacatactgaccaaggtagaGCACCGTGGGGATGAAACCCCAGCGGATGACGAACTGTCCGGCCTGAAACACCGTCTGCAGCCGCTGCTTGGTCTCTTTGCTGAGCTTCGCCATGGTAGCTAGTTGGTTCACTGGTTCTGGTTCTGAAGGACGTGAAAAAGAGGAAGCCGACGCATTGCCGTAAAGCGTGGCAGGTGGTTTAGATTTTTTGCGATAGTTGGTTCAATCAGAAATATGACGAGCGCCACTTTGTGGACGCAATAGGAAATGTTAATCTGCGCCTACAGTAGCAACATTACGCCTAAAATTGTCATAAATACATACATAAACAGATGGTTGCATACTTTCACTCAGATGTTTTGGATTGAGAGCTTGGCCATCATGTTAGGATGAAAGTAAAAGCAAAAACAATCCTTGTGTTCTCACAAGgacagtaaaacaaggaaaattcagACACGTGGGAagaggacaaaggctattttacaGTTAAAATTATGGTTAGGTTAAGGAAAAtcggattttgaatgggaataaaTTATTTGGTCCTCACAAGGAGAGTAAAATAAATGTGTGTATGATGAAGAACAGGGTCAGTTAT comes from Oncorhynchus gorbuscha isolate QuinsamMale2020 ecotype Even-year linkage group LG24, OgorEven_v1.0, whole genome shotgun sequence and encodes:
- the tomm7 gene encoding mitochondrial import receptor subunit TOM7 homolog — encoded protein: MAKLSKETKQRLQTVFQAGQFVIRWGFIPTVLYLGFARGGDPGMPEPNILSLLWG